The DNA region CAATTCCTAGGTAATACATTTAACAGTTAGCAGTGACCAGTTATCAATTATCAGTGACCAGTTATCAGTTATCAGTTTGTCTCTCCCCAGTCCCCAGTCCCCAGTCCCCAGTCCCCAATTAACCATGACGCTGTTGATGCCATTGCCAAGCATGACGGATAATTTCATTTAAGTCCGTATATTGAGGATACCAGCCCAAAATTTGACGAGCTTTTGCACTCGTACCCACCAAACTAGGTGGATCTCCAGGACGGCGATCGCATTCTACCACAGAGAAATTTTTACCAGTAACTTTCTTAACTGTATCGATTACTTCTCGCACCGAAAAACCGTTACCATTACCTAAATTAAAGACATTAGTTTCGCCACCTTTTAACAAATATTCTAAGCCCAAAACATGAGCATCAGCTAAGTCAGTAACGTGAATATAATCCCGCAAACAAGTTCCATCGGGAGTCGGATAATCGGTTCCAAAAATTGCAATTGATTCGCGTTTACCTAAAGCAGTTAATAACACTAACGGAATTAAATGGGTTTCCGGATCGTGATCTTCTCCTAATAAACCACTTGGATCTGCTCCCGCAGCATTAAAATAACGGAAACGTACTGATTTTAGCTCGTAAGCGCGATCGAAATCAGTTAAGATTTGTTCTACCATTAACTTACTCATCCCATAAGGATTAATCGGCTTTTGGGAATGAGTTTCCGGGAGGGGAATTTCTTCGGGTATTCCATAAGTAGCGCAAGTAGAAGAAAAGACAAACTTTTTGACATTTGCTGCTACCATTGCTGACAATAAAGTCAGCGTTCCGACCACATTATTGTGATAATATTTACCAGGATCTGTTACCGACTCACCCACATAAGTATAAGCAGCAAAGTGCATGACCGCCGCAATATTGTGAGTAGCAAAAAGATTATCCAGAAAAGCGCGATCGCTAGTATCTCCGACAACCAATTCTACCTTTAAAACCTCTTCTACTAGCTCTCGATGTCCATAGACCAAGTTATCAAGAACCACCACCTTATAACCCGCTTTTTGTAATGCTAACACCGCGTGAGAGCCAATATAACCCGCTCCTCCTGTCACCAATACAGTTGATTTATCTTCTGACACTTTACATTTTCCCCTATTTTTTTTTCAGACAAACTTGAGCGGCAAAATTATAATTATCCTTTAGCCCCAAAAAACTTTTTTATTTTTTTCCGAGCTTTATTTTTATATTTAATAAATGTACTATAACTGTCCTCCCAACGCAGTGCCAAATCTGCCTGATTTCCGCTCAAACCTTTTTCTAAATCAAGAAACTGTCGCCGACAAAAACTCATCGGATCGGCATAAGCTTTTTTCGTCGCCAGTAAAGGTTTTGGACCGCACCAATGAATAACTTTTGCTTCATTATTTTCCACAACTGGACCAGTTTCAGTAACCGGAAAACGCTTTTTCAGATCGTTTCGATCGTAATCCGGGACAATAATTTGCATATCCGCCTGTCCGAGTCTAATTTTACCCGCATCAGCCGCCCGAAACAGCATAAAATTCAAAAATCCCATCTCTCCATATTTAAAAATATGAGGATATTTTTCCGTAAAATCGAGAATTTCTATATATTCATCTAGACTAAAAATATCTCGCGTGGCAAAAAAGGTTCCCGTACAAAAATACTTATCTCGATGCACCTGCCAATTAAAATCGGGGAAATGTTTTTCAACACCTTCAATATCGAAAAAAAACTCAATTATCTCCGAATCTGGATAACCATAATTAGGTCGATCGATGACGACATCGTAATCTTGGAAATTAGCATACTTGAGAACATCTCCCCAAACATTAGTATCCGC from Oscillatoria salina IIICB1 includes:
- the galE gene encoding UDP-glucose 4-epimerase GalE, producing the protein MSEDKSTVLVTGGAGYIGSHAVLALQKAGYKVVVLDNLVYGHRELVEEVLKVELVVGDTSDRAFLDNLFATHNIAAVMHFAAYTYVGESVTDPGKYYHNNVVGTLTLLSAMVAANVKKFVFSSTCATYGIPEEIPLPETHSQKPINPYGMSKLMVEQILTDFDRAYELKSVRFRYFNAAGADPSGLLGEDHDPETHLIPLVLLTALGKRESIAIFGTDYPTPDGTCLRDYIHVTDLADAHVLGLEYLLKGGETNVFNLGNGNGFSVREVIDTVKKVTGKNFSVVECDRRPGDPPSLVGTSAKARQILGWYPQYTDLNEIIRHAWQWHQQRHG